The Salvia miltiorrhiza cultivar Shanhuang (shh) chromosome 1, IMPLAD_Smil_shh, whole genome shotgun sequence genome has a window encoding:
- the LOC131005177 gene encoding uncharacterized protein LOC131005177: MTYRYCFEALDMSLKDVLRSPTGICSSKPFGGLVVVLGGDFRQILPVVPNGSRHDIVNASISSSKLWNQCKVLKLTKYMRLQNCTSVSEAEYTKNFAEWILNVGDGIAGDTFDDGEAEVKLSDDILIRNAANPIASIVSSTYTDGLNTESDPEKFKDKAILAPTNEMADTINDYAMSLMPAEEKVYLSSDNICKADGEVDVDDEVFSVEYLNTIKGYMRIYNSGFGNFIFKQKLMKVTVDSGLK; encoded by the exons ATGACGTATAGATATTGTTTTGAAGCTCTCGATATGAGTCTAAAGGATGTGCTACGGTCACCTACAGGAATTTGTTCTTCAAAACCATTTGGCGGTTTAGTCGTTGTCTTAGGTGGAGATTTCAGACAAATACTACCAGTCGTGCCAAATGGTAGCAGGCATGATATTGTCAACGCCTCAATAAGTTCTTCTAAACTTTGGAATCAATGCAAAGTTCTTAAATTAACCAAGTACATGAGATTGCAG AATTGCACATCAGTATCAGAGGCTGAATATACCAAGAACTTTGCAGAATGGATACTTAATGTAGGCGATGGTATTGCTGGCGACACTTTTGATGATGGAGAAGCTGAAGTGAAATTATCAGATGATATTCTTATACGAAATGCAGCTAATCCTATTGCATCTATAGTGAGCAGTACATATACAGATGGTTTGAATACAGAGTCGGATCCAGAAAAATTTAAGGACAAAGCTATCTTGGCGCCCACGAATGAAATGGCGGATACGATCAATGATTACGCTATGTCTTTAATGCCGGCCGAAGAAAAAGTTTACCTTAGTTCAGATAACATTTGCAAAGCGGATGGAGAAGTGGATGTTGATGATGAAGTGTTTTCTGTTGAATATCTCAacacaatcaa AGGCTATATGCGGATCTACAATTCTGGATTTGGAAACTTCATCTTCAAGCAAAAGCTTATGAAGGTTACTGTAGATTCAGGTTTGAAGTGA
- the LOC131005194 gene encoding LOW QUALITY PROTEIN: B3 domain-containing protein Os03g0120900-like (The sequence of the model RefSeq protein was modified relative to this genomic sequence to represent the inferred CDS: deleted 1 base in 1 codon): MPLIRLEILYLPDNVSPSLSHTPISLSLFPLDSSTNEKGLLLNFEDRNGKPWRFRYSYWNNSQSYVMTKGWSRFVKEKKLDAGDIVSFQRGVGELAKDHLFIDWRPAPDLPPSHHFSFHQRSSSLHHPWSPLFIPPPPPPRNYSHLLHHHYHHHHYPPTGYGPYAYGSVVNGNPCPPGSIVYLRGGGGGAGAKRADGF; the protein is encoded by the exons ATGCCTCTTATCAGACTCGAGATTCTTTATCTTCCCGACAACGTTTCCCC ctctctctctcacaccccaatctctctctctctcttcccacTGGACTCGTCCACAAACGAGAAGGGTTTGCTGCTGAATTTTGAGGACCGGAACGGGAAGCCATGGCGGTTTCGCTACTCCTACTGGAACAACAGCCAGAGCTACGTGATGACCAAGGGTTGGTCCCGCTTCGTCAAGGAGAAGAAGCTCGACGCCGGCGACATCGTCTCCTTCCAGCGCGGCGTCGGCGAGCTCGCCAAGGACCACCTCTTCATCGACTGGCGCC CCGCCCCCGACCTGCCCCCCTCCCACCACTTCTCCTTCCACCAGCGCAGCTCCTCCCTCCACCACCCCTGGAGCCCCCTCTTCATccccccgccgccgccgccgcgcaaCTACTCGCATCTCCTTCACCACCactaccaccaccaccactacCCGCCCACGGGGTACGGGCCCTACGCCTACGGCAGCGTGGTGAATGGAAACCCTTGCCCCCCGGGGTCCATAGTGTATCTGagaggaggaggcggcggcgcaggGGCAAAGAGAGCAGATGGTTTTTGA
- the LOC131016891 gene encoding early nodulin-like protein 18 → MRMGKKRGLIFFFLIISLSLYVDAYKNYTVGDSLGWYDILENSKIDYHKWTAGKNFSLGDFLIFNTDNNHTVIQTYNFTTYKLCDYNNALDNDTIEWSAADPSATTPQSVSVAVPLTKVGMTYFFSSDYDGEQCLNGQRFQINVTYGQGLPPSLRPDDGSPGPVSPESGDDESVPDTLVPSNFDNPKDTTDDQDETSNSIPLSAFSKLIGIQLHGLLIVLGFFILYC, encoded by the exons ATGAGAATGGGAAAGAAGCGTGGTTTGATCTTCTTCTttctcatcatctctctctctctctacgttGATGCCTACAAAAACTACACCGTCGGCGATTCCCTCGGCTGGTACGACATCCTCGAAAACTCCAAAATCGACTACCACAAATGGACTGCTGGCAAGAACTTCTCCCTCGGCGACTTCCTCA TTTTCAACACGGACAACAACCACACGGTGATCCAGACTTACAACTTCACAACGTACAAGCTCTGCGACTACAACAATGCCCTTGACAACGACACCATTGAGTGGTCAGCGGCGGACCCTTCTGCCACTACACCGCAGTCGGTTTCTGTGGCAGTGCCGCTTACAAAAGTGGGGATGACATATTTTTTCTCGAGCGACTACGATGGGGAACAATGCCTCAACGGGCAGCGCTTCCAAATCAATGTGACGTATGGCCAAGGGCTGCCCCCGAGCCTAAGGCCCGATGATGGCTCCCCAGGACCGGTCAGCCCGGAATCTGGCGACGACGAGTCAGTTCCGGACACCTTGGTTCCCTCCAATTTTGATAATCCTAAGGATACTACCGATGATCAAGATGAGACATCCAATTCTATTCCATTATCGGCCTTTTCTAAGTTGATTGGGATTCAATTACATGGATTGCTTATTGTGCTagggttttttattttatattgttga